One Hordeum vulgare subsp. vulgare chromosome 4H, MorexV3_pseudomolecules_assembly, whole genome shotgun sequence DNA window includes the following coding sequences:
- the LOC123449104 gene encoding myosin-binding protein 2 isoform X1, translating to MAAASPTSRYAAALHRRTHRVTSALAYAALEWVLIALLLLNGLLSHAVARFAAYFGLRPPCLLCSRADRLFGAEEEDGADQAAGDARWLRGLLCGAHAAEISGMGYCLHHRRLVADAADMCEGCLSSWKKEMMNDAEEAGAAVCSCCKALVQITSSRELEGPAAQHEKAAVEGEEQGQGYVLLDQEDHEEEEEEQTEVEQPEQQNEEEAQEQTGEIKAAAVEDESMEFMAQGEEITPDDDDRLVPVVALDEMTIADDSSLHPDAPGSEEGDMNRTADDERDLDAAVVLEEKRMLASSVATAPAMPENSIPQDDELVLEDTAETGDFRTDEGDIVVPQATEAIPEDGSKSAEVETNCEVSIGSDICEQEQDGHGAPFQELVALEELFSPLEYADDRTSPLQIRHETAPAEQEASEAEHEVTASRRFEYQSNDQNEEDEDRAPETPTYSFAAQNSGKRFLLERKRSLSLSLDGSVSSEVECAEPSTVEQLRSALQADRKTLSAMYAELEEERNAAAIATNQTMAMINRLQEEKAAMQMEALQYQRMMEEQSEYDQEAMQLLTELVTKREREKQELERELELCRQKVLHYEDKERRRMPAFKDNAHGPDGNGTSVSSSGEDSDGHSDDDSCELGESPNGDGDLRSLPDATLSPRADQENTGHLVALDDSLTYMEMERLSILEELKALEERLFTLEDDDIGDSNAATGHSSDDHGAHSPENGVTGNKAKFEGRAFVSRGKSLLPLFDAVGDHNLDRASPVDADDSTIPVPAVFAKEQERLAIIEEVDHVYERLQALEADKEFLRHCIKSLKKGDKGMHLLQEILQHLRELRSVELHGKHAADDAIAANSA from the exons atggcggcggcgtcgCCGACGTCCAGGTACGCGGCGGCGCTCCACAGGCGGACGCACAGGGTCACGTCCGCGCTGGCCTACGCGGCGCTGGAGTGGGTCCTCATCGCGCTGCTGCTCCTCAACGGGCTCCTCTCCCACGCCGTCGCCCGCTTCGCCGCCTACTTCGGCCTCAGGCCGCCCTGCCTCCTCTGCTCCCGCGCCGACCGCCTCTTCGgcgcggaggaggaggacggcgcCGACCAGGCGGCGGGCGACGCGCGCTGGCTGCGCGGCCTCCTCTGCGGCGCCCACGCGGCGGAGATCTCCGGGATGGGCTActgcctccaccaccgccgcctcgtcGCCGACGCCGCCGACATGTGCGAGGGCTGCCTCTCTTCTTGGAAGAAAGAGATGATGAACGACGCAGAGGAGGCAGGCGCCGCGGTGTGTTCTTGCTGCAAAGCTCTCGTACAGATCACTTCCTCACGCGAGCTGGAGGGTCCTGCTGCACAACACGAGAAGGCAGCcgtagaaggagaagaacaaggtcaGGGCTACGttctgctggatcaagaagaccacgaagaggaagaagaggagcaaACAGAGGTGGAACAACCAGAGCAGCAAaacgaagaggaagcccaagagcAGACAGGGGAGATTAAGGCGGCTGCCGTGGAGGACGAGTCCATGGAGTTCATGGCTCAGGGCGAAGAGATCACGCCCGACGACGACGATCGGTTGGTGCCGGTTGTGGCACTTGATGAGATGACAATTGCCGACGATTCGAGTTTGCATCCGGATGCCCCTGGCTCCGAGGAGGGTGACATGAATCGTACTGCAGACGATGAGCGTGATCTTGATGCCGCAGTGGTTCTGGAGGAGAAGAGGATGCTGGCTTCTTCGGTTGCAACGGCCCCTGCCATGCCTGAGAATTCCATTCCACAAGATGATGAACTGGTTCTTGAAGATACTGCCGAAACTGGAGATTTCAGGACCGATGAAGGAGATATTGTTGTGCCTCAAG CTACCGAAGCAATTCCTGAAGATGGCAGCAAATCAGCAGAGGTGGAGACTAACTGCGAGGTGTCAATCGGGAGCGATATCTGCGAGCAGGAGCAAGACGGCCATGGTGCTCCGTTTCAAGAACTGGTGGCGCTAGAGGAGCTGTTTTCTCCATTGGAATACGCAGATGACCGGACATCACCGCTGCAAATCCGCCATGAAACAGCCCCAGCTGAGCAAG AAGCGAGTGAAGCAGAGCATGAGGTGACGGCCAGCCGGAGATTTGAGTACCAATCGAATGACCAGAACGAGGAGGACGAAGACAGGGCACCGGAGACGCCCACCTACAGCTTTGCTGCCCAAAACTCCGGCAAAAGGTTCTTGCTCGAGAGGAAGCGGTCGCTGTCCCTTTCCTTGGATGGAAGCGTGTCGAGCGAGGTCGAGTGCGCCGAGCCTTCCACCGTCGAGCAGCTGAGATCCGCGTTGCAAGCGGATCGAAAGACGCTCAGCGCCATGTACGCCGAGCTCGAGGAAGAGAGGAACGCCGCGGCCATCGCGACCAACCAGACGATGGCCATGATCAACCGGCTGCAGGAGGAGAAGGCCGCCATGCAGATGGAGGCGCTGCAGTACCAGAGGATGATGGAGGAGCAGTCCGAGTACGACCAGGAGGCGATGCAGCTGCTGACGGAGCTGGTCaccaagagggagagggagaagcagGAGCTGGAAAGGGAGCTGGAGCTGTGCAGGCAGAAGGTGCTGCACTATGAggacaaggagaggaggaggatgccGGCCTTCAAGGACAATGCCCATGGCCCCGACGGCAATGGCACCTCTGTTTCGTCCAGCGGCGAGGACAGCGACGGGCATTCAGATGATGACTCGTGCGAGCTGGGCGAGTCTCCCAACGGCGACGGCGATCTTCGGAGCTTGCCGGACGCTACTCTTAGCCCAAGGGCGGATCAAGAGAACACCGGTCATCTTGTGGCGCTGGATGATTCCCTGACGTACATGGAGATGGAGAGGCTGTCCATCTTGGAGGAGCTCAAGGCACTCGAGGAGAGGCTCTTCACGCTGGAAGACGACGATATCGGCGACAGCAATGCGGCCACCGGCCATTCCTCAGACGATCACGGTGCCCATTCGCCGGAGAATGGTGTCACCGGCAACAAGGCCAAGTTTGAAGGCAGAGCTTTTGTTTCCAGAGGAAAGAGCCTTCTGCCTCTCTTTGACGCAGTCGGTGACCACAACCTCGACCGTGCATCACCTGTAGACGCCGATGATTCGACGATACCGGTCCCCGCCGTGTTTGCGAAAGAGCAAGAGAGGCTGGCGATAATCGAGGAGGTCGATCATGTGTACGAGAGGCTGCAAGCACTGGAGGCGGACAAGGAGTTCCTGAGGCACTGCATCAAGTCCCTCAAGAAAGGAGACAAGGGCATGCACCTTCTCCAGGAGATCCTGCAGCATCTCCGCGAGCTCCGGAGCGTGGAGCTTCATGGCAAGCACGCCGCTGATGATGCCATTGCCGCAAATTCAGCATAG
- the LOC123449104 gene encoding myosin-binding protein 2 isoform X2, with amino-acid sequence MAAASPTSRYAAALHRRTHRVTSALAYAALEWVLIALLLLNGLLSHAVARFAAYFGLRPPCLLCSRADRLFGAEEEDGADQAAGDARWLRGLLCGAHAAEISGMGYCLHHRRLVADAADMCEGCLSSWKKEMMNDAEEAGAAVCSCCKALVQITSSRELEGPAAQHEKAAVEGEEQGQGYVLLDQEDHEEEEEEQTEVEQPEQQNEEEAQEQTGEIKAAAVEDESMEFMAQGEEITPDDDDRLVPVVALDEMTIADDSSLHPDAPGSEEGDMNRTADDERDLDAAVVLEEKRMLASSVATAPAMPENSIPQDDELVLEDTAETGDFRTDEGDIVVPQATEAIPEDGSKSAEVETNCEVSIGSDICEQEQDGHGAPFQELVALEELFSPLEYADDRTSPLQIRHETAPAEQASEAEHEVTASRRFEYQSNDQNEEDEDRAPETPTYSFAAQNSGKRFLLERKRSLSLSLDGSVSSEVECAEPSTVEQLRSALQADRKTLSAMYAELEEERNAAAIATNQTMAMINRLQEEKAAMQMEALQYQRMMEEQSEYDQEAMQLLTELVTKREREKQELERELELCRQKVLHYEDKERRRMPAFKDNAHGPDGNGTSVSSSGEDSDGHSDDDSCELGESPNGDGDLRSLPDATLSPRADQENTGHLVALDDSLTYMEMERLSILEELKALEERLFTLEDDDIGDSNAATGHSSDDHGAHSPENGVTGNKAKFEGRAFVSRGKSLLPLFDAVGDHNLDRASPVDADDSTIPVPAVFAKEQERLAIIEEVDHVYERLQALEADKEFLRHCIKSLKKGDKGMHLLQEILQHLRELRSVELHGKHAADDAIAANSA; translated from the exons atggcggcggcgtcgCCGACGTCCAGGTACGCGGCGGCGCTCCACAGGCGGACGCACAGGGTCACGTCCGCGCTGGCCTACGCGGCGCTGGAGTGGGTCCTCATCGCGCTGCTGCTCCTCAACGGGCTCCTCTCCCACGCCGTCGCCCGCTTCGCCGCCTACTTCGGCCTCAGGCCGCCCTGCCTCCTCTGCTCCCGCGCCGACCGCCTCTTCGgcgcggaggaggaggacggcgcCGACCAGGCGGCGGGCGACGCGCGCTGGCTGCGCGGCCTCCTCTGCGGCGCCCACGCGGCGGAGATCTCCGGGATGGGCTActgcctccaccaccgccgcctcgtcGCCGACGCCGCCGACATGTGCGAGGGCTGCCTCTCTTCTTGGAAGAAAGAGATGATGAACGACGCAGAGGAGGCAGGCGCCGCGGTGTGTTCTTGCTGCAAAGCTCTCGTACAGATCACTTCCTCACGCGAGCTGGAGGGTCCTGCTGCACAACACGAGAAGGCAGCcgtagaaggagaagaacaaggtcaGGGCTACGttctgctggatcaagaagaccacgaagaggaagaagaggagcaaACAGAGGTGGAACAACCAGAGCAGCAAaacgaagaggaagcccaagagcAGACAGGGGAGATTAAGGCGGCTGCCGTGGAGGACGAGTCCATGGAGTTCATGGCTCAGGGCGAAGAGATCACGCCCGACGACGACGATCGGTTGGTGCCGGTTGTGGCACTTGATGAGATGACAATTGCCGACGATTCGAGTTTGCATCCGGATGCCCCTGGCTCCGAGGAGGGTGACATGAATCGTACTGCAGACGATGAGCGTGATCTTGATGCCGCAGTGGTTCTGGAGGAGAAGAGGATGCTGGCTTCTTCGGTTGCAACGGCCCCTGCCATGCCTGAGAATTCCATTCCACAAGATGATGAACTGGTTCTTGAAGATACTGCCGAAACTGGAGATTTCAGGACCGATGAAGGAGATATTGTTGTGCCTCAAG CTACCGAAGCAATTCCTGAAGATGGCAGCAAATCAGCAGAGGTGGAGACTAACTGCGAGGTGTCAATCGGGAGCGATATCTGCGAGCAGGAGCAAGACGGCCATGGTGCTCCGTTTCAAGAACTGGTGGCGCTAGAGGAGCTGTTTTCTCCATTGGAATACGCAGATGACCGGACATCACCGCTGCAAATCCGCCATGAAACAGCCCCAGCTGAGCAAG CGAGTGAAGCAGAGCATGAGGTGACGGCCAGCCGGAGATTTGAGTACCAATCGAATGACCAGAACGAGGAGGACGAAGACAGGGCACCGGAGACGCCCACCTACAGCTTTGCTGCCCAAAACTCCGGCAAAAGGTTCTTGCTCGAGAGGAAGCGGTCGCTGTCCCTTTCCTTGGATGGAAGCGTGTCGAGCGAGGTCGAGTGCGCCGAGCCTTCCACCGTCGAGCAGCTGAGATCCGCGTTGCAAGCGGATCGAAAGACGCTCAGCGCCATGTACGCCGAGCTCGAGGAAGAGAGGAACGCCGCGGCCATCGCGACCAACCAGACGATGGCCATGATCAACCGGCTGCAGGAGGAGAAGGCCGCCATGCAGATGGAGGCGCTGCAGTACCAGAGGATGATGGAGGAGCAGTCCGAGTACGACCAGGAGGCGATGCAGCTGCTGACGGAGCTGGTCaccaagagggagagggagaagcagGAGCTGGAAAGGGAGCTGGAGCTGTGCAGGCAGAAGGTGCTGCACTATGAggacaaggagaggaggaggatgccGGCCTTCAAGGACAATGCCCATGGCCCCGACGGCAATGGCACCTCTGTTTCGTCCAGCGGCGAGGACAGCGACGGGCATTCAGATGATGACTCGTGCGAGCTGGGCGAGTCTCCCAACGGCGACGGCGATCTTCGGAGCTTGCCGGACGCTACTCTTAGCCCAAGGGCGGATCAAGAGAACACCGGTCATCTTGTGGCGCTGGATGATTCCCTGACGTACATGGAGATGGAGAGGCTGTCCATCTTGGAGGAGCTCAAGGCACTCGAGGAGAGGCTCTTCACGCTGGAAGACGACGATATCGGCGACAGCAATGCGGCCACCGGCCATTCCTCAGACGATCACGGTGCCCATTCGCCGGAGAATGGTGTCACCGGCAACAAGGCCAAGTTTGAAGGCAGAGCTTTTGTTTCCAGAGGAAAGAGCCTTCTGCCTCTCTTTGACGCAGTCGGTGACCACAACCTCGACCGTGCATCACCTGTAGACGCCGATGATTCGACGATACCGGTCCCCGCCGTGTTTGCGAAAGAGCAAGAGAGGCTGGCGATAATCGAGGAGGTCGATCATGTGTACGAGAGGCTGCAAGCACTGGAGGCGGACAAGGAGTTCCTGAGGCACTGCATCAAGTCCCTCAAGAAAGGAGACAAGGGCATGCACCTTCTCCAGGAGATCCTGCAGCATCTCCGCGAGCTCCGGAGCGTGGAGCTTCATGGCAAGCACGCCGCTGATGATGCCATTGCCGCAAATTCAGCATAG